In Miscanthus floridulus cultivar M001 chromosome 8, ASM1932011v1, whole genome shotgun sequence, the sequence TGCTGGGGTGAGGAGGGGAGTGGTGGTGTGGTGGCGCTGAATCGCATTGAGGCAAAAGCGCTGCTTGAAGGTCGGGGCCTACATCATATCTACTGTAGTTTAAGGGGTTTATTTGACAGCCACAGCCCTCCAAGATTATGCCCAGGACACTCACACAAGACAAACGGACATTGGCCGTGTTTGGGACCGCGGTCGTCGACCGCGCGGTGCGGTATGGGCACCGCGAGCTCCGAGCCATGGTGGCGTAAACGCGAGCACCGCGAGCTGCTAGTTCATTTTCGCGATTCCCGTGCTGAGTGCGGTTGAAAGAATCGTCGCGGCCGCAGGACGTTTGGCGCGATCGTTCGATTCATTCTGCCGTCACCGCCGAATACGCGGTCCCAAACACGGCCATTGGATTGTTGCTGGTGGAATGCCTGCAGCTTTTCTGTTTTTTCCTCTATTTATACAGAGCTGAATGTTACATTCAAGTATGGTATAATAATATCCTAATTAACGCATTCAATGCCTTTATGATCTGCCCATTATTATCTATAAGCTGAAATCTAGGTAGCAATAATAGCAAATAACCTAGACACTTGCTGAACCTGGACACATTCATGCACGCACAAAATTATTGCTAAAAGTATGGTCTGGGCCAGCCCCATCTCTTTTCCTTCCTCATCTTTTTACTAGTACAGCAACAAAACCCTTCAGTCCCAAGCAAGCCATTTCACTTTTCTCCTTttcatttttcttctccttctctccctGCTTCTGTTTTGCTGTTTCTTACAATGTGTATGGTGTCACGTAGGCATTTGTTACCATTTCTTGCCTTGCCAACCTTAAGACCATTGGCCATTCATTGCTTTGTTACCTTTCTAGTAGCTCTTAAATATTCTTCATGAAAACATATTAGTTCCTGCGTTAATGTGATTTGCAAACTTATCTGCTGTTTAAAATGCAGACCGTATACTTGTATGCTAGCCTATCTGCTGACATATGTATAGATAGACTCGAGGTCAGTCATGCATTGGGCTGGTCTCCATGTTGAACCTATGCTATGATTTTTTATTTCTGAAGTATAGTGATCTATTAGCAGTTtgattttatgtgatgcatctttctAATGTTCTTGATAGTGATTTTCTTAATGAAATAATTGGTTACATGTTTTTGGTCATATCCAGATAGCTGCTAATGGAGATCGACAACCTCAGAGAGGGATTTGATCGAGTTGCTGAGAAACGTTCATTATCTTCTGCTAAAGCTCTGGAAGCTGTTGATCAAATAGTGAATGAAGTTGAGCAGGCTATTGTGAAGCTGCAGATGATGAATACAGATTCTACTGGAAATGTTGACCACCCATCTATCCTCGCAGAACTGAAAGCTAAGCTGAATGAAATGGCACCTTTAAACCAACTTGAAGGCAGCCAAAAGGAGCTCAATGGTGCCCTGAGCAAATATCTCAAGGTCCTTGAGAAGTCTTTCAATCCAGATATATCTAAGGCATACAGAAATGTGGATTTTGAGGTTCATACAGTAAACAATATCATAGCGAATCATTTCTACCGCCAAGGCCTCTTTGATCTTGGTGATACGTTCGTCCATGATTGTGGGGAATTAGGTGGAGCTTCCTTGAAGCTACCATTTCAGGAGATGTATGCTATCCTTGAAGCCATGAAAGCGAGAAACCTCGAGCCTGCCCTCAGTTGGGCTGCCAAAAACCATGACCAGCTGTTGCAGAATGGGTCTATGCTGGAGTTCAAGCTTTATCAGCTTCAGTTTGTTGAAATACTGTCCAAAGGAAGTAGGGATGAGGCCAAAGATGACGCTCTTTTATATGCTAGGACTCACTTGGTCCCCTTTGCAGCCGTGCACAAGGAAGAATTCCAGAAGCTAATGGCTTGCCTTCTATGGGTTGGCCGGTTGGATCAATCCCCATATTCTGAGTTAATGTCATCCGCGCATTGGGAGAAGTTAGCTGAGGAGCTCACCTATCAATTCTGTAGCCTTCTGGGCCAGTCTAGGGAGAGCCCACTGAGTGTTGCAGTATCAGCTGGTTTTCAAGGACTACCGACTCTGCTGAAGCTGACACAAGTCATGGCTGCGAAGAAGCAGGAATGGCAAGTTATGAAGCAGCTCCCTGTCCCCATAGACATCGGGCCAGAATTTCAGTATCACTCTGTCTTTGTGTGCCCGGTGCTGAGGGAGCAGTCCAGTGACGAGAACCCCCCAATGCGGATGCCTTGTGGACATGTTGTCTCCAAGCAGTCCATCATGAAGCTGTCGAAAAGCAGCTCGAGGCCCTTCAAGTGCCCCTACTGCCCCTCGGAGGCTGTGGCGTCGCATTGCAAGCAGCTGCATTTCTAGATGTGCCGATCTTTTATGGCTGCGCAAAACTGCAAACCTGTTGGTCGCTTCCCCTCCTGTTCCCTGTTGCACCAGTCCAATAACTTATGTGCCTCTGTTATATAAACATCTACGTCCGGATAAATATGTAGTTTCGTATGTATGTACTAATCTGTACAGTTGCATCTTCCAGTGTGTTGCTCAAGTCTCTTCTGGAGATTCAAGGAATTTGAAAGTGTTGCTGGACGAGTGGGCTGTTTGGGAGTATCTCATCTCATGGTGTTACAACCATGTAGGATTGTAGGTTGTCGattgggattttttttttaattttaaccctttttttaatataattttaaatctaacactgtcgttttttaaaactaacacttttggccgcgtttATTgttctggcgcggccaaatgcctgtgccgtgctatgcatggtggcgcggtatagggctgacgtggcgtgggccggCCAGGGGGGCGCTGACGTGGCGGGTTCTGCCGCGCCCTCGACCCTGGCGCGGCAGTGTCGCGTCTTGTTGCGTGGCATGGTTGGACCAAACATACCGCACGAGTagccacaccacctggccgctgcgcctgtcgccggcccgggctacctggatggtagaattgaaacgcgtcgcgcccgtattttattgagtttttttcacggccgaatacaGAATTTGATAAGTCAATGATTAGTTTtttgtctttcataatacggttatgcaccattttaactaatcaaatacgaaaaattgccaccggtgtccagatacgccgggactgccggttcccgaacgcagggtacttaatctcgccggcagtgctgccacGACTCAACAAACCGAAcaagaagcaagttgacaagctgccacataacatattcattgttttgacataagtttgacataacataaccaaataaccccgcaagttttggatgccaatattcgtttgacttaaacaaactaagacctaggagtataaggatccctcggacgcctctgtctcttcggatttattggcaacacattgggagtgtagccaacgtcggtatggtcgcgtcgacggtgcgtacgacTCGTACCCTGTAGGTATATGATacacacgattacttataattctttatgatcgttagttcatggagcctacgtattaaaacaaactatctttgttagtacctgtgagccTCCATGCACGggacaccacctagctgagacatgtcgaTCTTGTCCTGCGGCCATTCATCCCACTAGACGTGCTGTCCGCGGAAGCCCAGGGgttcgtcatcgtcgtcatcgtactcctcctcgtcctcggttgcagggttcttctcagcgctatgatgtggtggtatacgcaccgcggaagtggcaccctgcgtcatcggctgagaagagtcggctggtgtcctcaaagaggctgaagacgtgccatcCGACCAcgcggggagtggcggttcctcataaggagtgttcATGCAGCttaacttctgagctagcttcctacagctcttcttcaccttctgcataaatagacgttaaagttagttcattagccaaacgcatatacaataaagacatattttcgaaacggacaagtttatgtttacctccacaaaaaccGTGAGAAtgtctggcccctgccctctaaaCTCGTGAAGCTGGAACGCTGCTTCATTGGACAACCTtgccaattgtgtcgcctgggtacagaaacgcggttggacagttttagtatacatacttaataccaaaaggataacaaattatactattcaagtatcttaccacgtatctttgaagcggggctctctgtagctgtgtgtcctttctagtggtaacgtcgtacacatctttgatgatatcttcctccgagtcctcgtcaatcaccacgtcagtgtacggaggcttgatatgtgtcctcgtagacctatgaagccactgcaggtactcatcgaaggtgtgctggtcgtgtggaggacctgcaaggaccgcatgtggtaccctggtctaccacaaatggatgtacgagctgtgtgtcacgcgccaatccttggtcttgtacctcttcgtgcggtcaaacctgcaacaaaacgatattagttgtaccaaacacacatCTAAATTATaacattgttattaatcgataacgcacccgtgcaatacttgattgatggagtaaagcggtggtgggcagcctgtcattcttccaaactgtctgctgACCCGAATGGACAAGTGAATCTTGACCACATGGATGAAAATAAGAGAGACATCACAtcgatactcgtgtgactcgtccctagtgacaggactcagatagtcttGGAGCTCCAAAGAATtccaaggacaccaaaacacctgaaatttcgtaattgtgttaggttgtgatatagtgtacatcgaagaagacactgctacgatagtatagagagcgtaacctggtgctgtgtcaggacatcgagaccgttcgtatactccctgtacttgcgctaCGCATTCCCTCTAACGAATTGTGCTTCcgtctagatatacagagctgtatgGAGTGTATCAtacccgttccattgctgcattgaacacgataatgaattagcaacaaataatatcatcatatctaactgcctggaagaatattgttggtgtttcgtacaagcaccggcaagtaaatttatagtgatgcgcgttaggctcgaatggtgcgctaaaggacacaagatttatactggttcgggctgaatgtctctacgtctagtttgttgctgcttgtgttattagcaccgaaaatggttcatagtaggggtacaaacgatcgagagagggactggttccaagtctctgatggaagggtcgaacaGAGGCCAAGAGCTTAGTAGCAGCTTAACTGTGTGTGTTGTgccgtcaaaagtcggtccccttgttgcaggaagcgcatccccttttatagatgaagggaacaACTTTACAAGTGCGAGggctaggatgcgtactctacctagccttgtggctcgtGTCTACCCAGCCTAgttacccattctgatgggtgcggaaggatgataagcgcctacaatactatcgatgcctctatagaatgtcaggattGTTACAGAGTACTGCCCCTCATAGGGTATGGACTGTAGTATAGtggctttgacttatgagccttgcccagtcttgctccgcacgccttctggttcctatgaatcTCTGTTggagggacgtggggtcggggtctggagtagcgctgtgggcaaggtcttccgatcaaagagggcgtccggaggctgaAGCGTGTGCTCTGATCCGGTGAACCCGAGGGGGCGGGAAgcaggcgccgctcccttgggaccataacgtGGTGACGGCATATCCGTCATTTATGAAGATCGTAAATCCTTTTCTGAAGCGTAGTGGTtttcgtatatcttcgtcgggttccgtgttccagagctgaaggcgacgcctacaactctacagggcgaagagcacgcacTTGCAAATACTTTTCAGGCTCTGCtatgcccggaagggtctaaagcccCCGTCCCATCgtccctggcagtacctttcctgccgaggcgtagggtatggtccttgaagccatggttgacctaaacgtcttgtcttgccctgtacccatcatcatgagggaacggggagaagttgtcaggcaaGACGAAACTAGTCTTTAGACATTGAGCGGGGCAAGGTTTGTCCTCggtcgtcgggtgaggcggagaccagtccttatcccttgggcgagactgagcccgcccctcgggggtcgggcgaggcggagtctatccctcagccctcgagtgaggcggagctggcccaaaggcgtcgagcgaggcggagactagccctcagccctcgggcgaggcggagctggcccaaaggcgtcgagcgaggcggagactagcccttagccctcgggtgaggcgaggctggcccaaaggtgtcgggcgaggtggagactagcccttagccctcgggcgaggcggggctggcccaaaggtgtcgggcgaggcggaaccaaactcccgtcattcgggcaaggaacatagcggcgcccttatccgtccagaagtttttaacgttcgatggttattggttccaccttctggggtaccctggtattaggtccccgacaaatataatgaaccgaagtacttaccggtaaaccattattaaggggcctcccaacgggtaatcgttcccaacaccaaacctagagtaggtaggagcaacccccaaggttcgtatGTCCTAAGGTGCGACGGCatgcaacgcatagctgtcgatacgtccatgccgagactacgctgccccagctgtaccccgctatgttctcccacggctgacgaagtatgtcaaggaagatccagctgatggtgttgtccgaggcgtctgggaagaggaaagcactaagaaagtgccagagcTACACTCGAGCGAACCCGTCGATCTGTGCCTTCTCAGCTTGTGGGTCTAAGTACTCAAAGCGCTttatgatccaggacgacgaaacaccgaaacttttcctgtaattggttaaagaaaatgagacccgatgccagctgtaaagcaatACAAGTATTAAATAGGGTTGAATTACTCACATATTTTTCTTagaagcatcgtcgtccggtgaaagaaaaccagtaaactgagccaccagctctctccagtgatcgttgtcaactatccctgtcacgggaagtccccccaaccgaaggcctaaaatagccttgatgtcctgcaacgtcaaggttaTCTCGCcataaggtaggtggaacgtgtgggtctcaggcctccatctgttataagaatagaacgactattagttatctccaatttgttacaagaaagtttacgtacaaagaatgcactcgcacctgtctacagctacagtaagtagtgctggatcaagaggcgaaagaccgtggttgacaacacggataagctcgaggaagccagcacgccgtatgtacggcgtataacgctcgtcccactgatgcgccctggtgtgagtgcggggcctcaaaggaggcaaggacacctctgcgtcgGATGCTGCGTggaaggggccatcctgttacaaattgataaacaaagcgttagagtattcaaattaacaaaattcaagttaacattagtaagtgtacaaacaaattcactaacctaactagcctaaatctctaaacccaaaatcctaactatactagataataaatacataatcaatccatataaaactttggttctaaaattacaagtaatctctccgtctcaaaataaatacacatcttgcttctcgagtagtcaaatatgtttaagtttgatcaaaactaaaaaaacggtatcaatatttttatctcctaataagtttattacgaaagtatactccatgcttaatgtaatagtacatattatg encodes:
- the LOC136477943 gene encoding protein RMD5 homolog, whose translation is MEIDNLREGFDRVAEKRSLSSAKALEAVDQIVNEVEQAIVKLQMMNTDSTGNVDHPSILAELKAKLNEMAPLNQLEGSQKELNGALSKYLKVLEKSFNPDISKAYRNVDFEVHTVNNIIANHFYRQGLFDLGDTFVHDCGELGGASLKLPFQEMYAILEAMKARNLEPALSWAAKNHDQLLQNGSMLEFKLYQLQFVEILSKGSRDEAKDDALLYARTHLVPFAAVHKEEFQKLMACLLWVGRLDQSPYSELMSSAHWEKLAEELTYQFCSLLGQSRESPLSVAVSAGFQGLPTLLKLTQVMAAKKQEWQVMKQLPVPIDIGPEFQYHSVFVCPVLREQSSDENPPMRMPCGHVVSKQSIMKLSKSSSRPFKCPYCPSEAVASHCKQLHF